One Triplophysa rosa linkage group LG8, Trosa_1v2, whole genome shotgun sequence genomic window, GAAGTGTAGCATCATAGTTGCTTTCAGTGATGTTTCCCTCTGGCAGCtcaaatgtgtttaatagaGTCAATATGTTTCTGTAGGGTAGAGGTAAGACAGGTGCATATTTTAACCAAATAAGTACCTGGAAAGTAAATTGTATTACTGTATAGTAGAATGATCGGCAATCAAAAGCCACTCATTTGCTACATTAATTTTATGGAACAATCTAATTCACTCCTGTATTTTAACAAACATATCACACTTATCTATATGATGCCATAAATCATTTTGTTCCATAAAAAGGTTTCTGATAATAGCGTTGTTATTATATGATTCAGTACTTACCCATTTATACAGTCATCAAATCTCTCTGTAGCTCTGAAACCAATGATTGTGTAGATGACAGTGGCTGCATAGATGGATGTGAAGGCATTGATGATGGAGATGAtgactgcatcctgctcgcagTTATTactgacagaaagaaagaaagaaagaaagaaagaaagaaatggatttatttttgaagCATTATCATCCTACTTTAAGATTAAATCTCTGTTGTACTCTAAATCGCcaataatgtgtaaaataacTCAAGCCTTGATGTTTCGAATAGCCGTGttctataaataaattaaatatataaattaaatcgGCTGTTTGTGGTCCCCAAATGTTATTGCATGAATGTTATTGCATTTGATACTGAAACGCAATAACAAACCAAGCACTGTCTTCACGTTTCCGACATTGGCTGCGCTTTAGTGTTTATGCTTGTTTCTAGctgttaatatttttaatgtctTGTCTTTCTCACTTAGTGTTCATGACACGTCAGGACATTTTTGTCACAATTAAAGTAATTCAGAATTACAATCTGCTATATAGATTATGAGTAATATTGTGCAGAAGTTATTTAGCAATAAGGAATGCTCATTTAAATGCAGACCCTGAAGAAACTCTACAACCCTAGAAGATTTGTTGATGTTTATGCTCCATTTAGATAAAATATGCATCTCACACAACAAGACATGATGTCATGACATttgcaaaatgtaatttatttttataagaaGCACATTTCAATAGGGTACTACGTACACTAAAAATAAAGTTCAAAATGTAGCTTTTTTGTAACTTTTATAAATTGCGAGAAGATAAATGTCACCAAACCCTTCCTTGTGTATTTTTGCTATATCTCACCAAACAAATACCACTTGGTTCAGTTATATAACGCAAAAGTGTGGCAAACACACTTGGACCACTGTatggaaaaaacaaacacaataaaaaatattcactTACTGCACAGAATTATAGCTTGAGAAAGAGATGAGACCCCCAAAAGccagagaaaatgaataaaacacttGTGCTCCTGCATTCAGCCAAGTTTGGGGGTTTGCAAGCTCATTTACCTGTTAACACGAGCACaaaagtttttgtgtttgcatgtCTTGACAGTGTtactaaaacaaaatgaaagttAATTCACAGTTGATTTTGGGTGATTTTGACACTTACGTCTGGCGTGAAGAGGAACTTAATACCTTCGACCGATCCCTTCAGAGTCAGTCCTCTGATCAGGAAGATGGTGAGAACGACATACGGTAACGTGGAGGTCACGTACACGGCCTACAGAAGAGACACCGGCTTATTGAAACATCTAAAATCAACCTTCTTTTATTACATGATGTGAATATCAAAAGCtctaataaaatataatgatcCTTTGGGATACTTGGAGAACATTTTAGCAGCCGATTTTGAGATAAACATCAGGGATTATAACTCTAGTATTgcaacagataaaaaaaaaacatctgcttAAGTGTTCACATGGAGTTGTAAAGCTGTAAACTTGTACTGTGTTTGGCATTTTTATGAACGTGTGGCCTTACAATATAGCAATgtaatctttatttttttatgactACATTCATTTATAGCATTCATATGATATAAAAAGTATAACCTTTGTAATTCAATTGTGCATTGCTCATGCTTTAAAGTTTATTACTGGCAAACTGGAGTGTGCCAAGCGAGGGATTCGGTTTGAGGATTGAAATATTATTTGCCTACACTGGCAATACTGTTACATGTTTGCTTTATAAACAACAAACTCTATTTATTCAGATCTAAAGGGGGGATAATTTTTTCTAAACTAAAACATATCTAGTTTAATCCCTGTAGGAACAATTTATGTAGGCCAATGGGAACATTATTTTTTGAGTGGCTCTACCTTTCCAGTGGTTTCTATTCCACGGATGCAGCAGATATACAGCACTGCCCAGGCAGAGACCAGACAGAGTATCATCCACCACTGCAGACCCCCTGTCACATCTATGGCTTCAGAAGTATTGAGAGTCTTTCTATACCAGTAATAATCCACAGGTGAGCTCCTCTCACACTCTGGAATGAGTCCTGCCAACAAACAGGTGTTACTTTGAGCATTCTGGAAAAGCACTTTTAAAACACATCCATCATTGATGTGCTCTTTATGGGCAGCTCATACTGTATGAACTGTACCTGTATTGTTGGCATTGACGGGACACTGGCTCCAGGGCAATGGATCCTGGAATGAGTTGAAGAAGTACCACATGACCCAGGCTATGATGGTGTTGTAGTACAGACTGACGAGGAAGGACACAAACATAGACGCAATACCTGTGGAGGTATAACAGCAACGTCAAGGTTCTGAATCAGATTTCCAGAGAATGTGTGTTTGGTGCTTTGGTTGAAAAAGTCTGCCATATGCATCAATAAAGGATTGTAAGAGAAGTTTTTTTTCTGATTCCTTGCATCGTTTTTAATGAAACCAGAATGAACACACGtccaaaattaatttaattgccTCCTTGTGCAATTTTATAGGATATTTGTGacctatttattattttgacaaCTCTGAATACTGGAATgcttttcttaaaaaatgttatCTTAAAAACTTCTTCACCTGAAGAtctaattaaaaatgtttttgaaatggatgacttggacCAATCGATGAAGAAAATGGATAGCATAAATGCATCCCATGGAGAAACATCAAGAAGTTGGATGATAAAAAtgagtacatttttacattccTACATTTTTATCTTCACAACATTTACCATTTGTGTCACCATTCTATAGTTTTTTCCAGAGTTTACCATAAttctataatttaaaaaatatatattaaaaatttatattaatatattataataaatattcaaaTTGAATTATCTGTAAATGACACTTCACAAGCTGTAAACACTGGAagcagaagcacttccggtttcactttttatttatttattattataaataatagttATTTATCTTACACATATAATTTATTCTTatagatatttgtttaacattttaaattggttataaatattctgttggttgtattttgttcaaacgtttgtgtagtgaaaCAGGATGTTCTTCTGAACCAGCGTTAAACCAGCATTGATAGCAACATCCGAAGTGTATGACGAAAGTATAATAAAACATAAGTAAAATattcaatatataaaaatagGAATGAGAAATTGACCGTTAACTTTTCAATGATAGTGCTAAAAATGAAATTAGAATGTTTTAGGTAAGTGTTTGCTCACCAACTCCAAGCATGTAAGGGTTAATGGTTCTCCACACCCCCACACTGCCTTTCCTCAACCGCTGACCAATAGCAAACTCCAGATGAAGAAGAGGGATACCCTCAAAAACCAGCAGGATCAGAAAAGGAATCATGAAGGCCCCTGAAAGGAAAGACACAGCAAAATGaaagctttttattttaatttttatcaaaacaatgtgttagcacttaaagggacagttcacccaaaaataacaattttgtcttcatttactcacattctaATTTCATTTTTAGCACTATCATTGAAAAGTTAACGGTCAATTTCTCATCCctatttttatatattgacTATTTTACTTATGTTTTATTATACTTTCGTCATACAGAACACTTCGGATGTTGCAATCAATGCTGGTTTAACGctgcactgtaaacccgaataagttgggaaaactcaaaaaattggaggtaatcagttacatcaaattttttgagttacgatgttcccaattttaagtaagcaaaactagtaagttttgagtttgttgtactgttgttgactccttttaattttgaacaattttaagtaagcaaaactagtaagttttgagtttgttgtactgttgttgactccttttaattttgaacaattttaagtaagcaaaactagtcagttttgagtttgttgtactgttgttgactccttttaattttgaacatttagcaaagtaactttttttatttacagctaaataaatgaaaggtcttaagacaacctaaacagttcagctgcatcaacaattaacaaacagccttcacagagagtgatgcaacacgcacgcacgcacgcacacacacacacacacacacacacacacacacacacaccactcttctgaacgatggtaaccccaaaagtcaaaaatacaacaaactcttctaaatatccaagataattgaacattcatcattaacaaggctttttcctttctaaaaactcataaaataacacttcatttcaaaatgtactttcctaatgcagtctcacgcaaagcatgctgggaactgaatttcattctcaacaaatcatcttgaattaacttgttgaaattaagttaaactaactcaaaagtaagaattagttacaggaactcaaaacatttaagttaggaatttttttatataaaattaagtttacactacttaaactgtttaatttctttgaacattcgggtttacagtgtggttgttccaaatttcttttctctgatgaacacagagaaagatataacagttcttggccaccattgactaccataggaaaaatgacaacggcagtcaaaagtgccccagaactcttcGCTTtactacattcttccaaaagatctcattttgtgttcaacagaacaaagtttttcgtactatggtagtcaatggtggccaaaaactggttacaagtattcttccaaatatctttctccgtgttgatcagaacaaagacttttatacagatttgcaacaatttgagggtgagtatgacagaaatttcattttgggtgaactgttcctttaacactaTCATTGGCACATTCAGTGGCTGGCTGTTTGTCTGTCCACAAATGTGTCAGACACAACCTCAGACAATCTAATCTTCTAATATTCTTCCCCATGCAGGGTCAAAACTAAAGTCAGCAGTTCTGATTTCATAAAAGAGCTTATCAGCCAATTTGTTTCCCGTCCTCTGTCATTTTATCTCGTGTGATAGCATGTGATGATACGTCACTTGTCTGCTTTCGTTGGCCttgatttgaaataaaatgccacaatttaaattgatgttttacaTCTGCCTTAATGATATACAGTAATAGTATACTGTGTATGTGCAGTTGTACATTTccattctgtttttttattaattccaTGACTGATGCCATTGTCTGCCAGTTTTTAGCACAACTGGGTTAATAGTTGTCCGGGAGGTTGTGACCTCTGAGTTCTTCTCACTTAATGTGATCTCGCCATGCACTGTAGTTAGCCTTGAGCGAAGGTCCTTGGTAAAAGTGTTACACACATTTATTGCCTTTACAGGAAACCTGTGAAAATTAATGTAATACTAAAAGAGGGCCGAACTTGTAATAACCATCTCATGAGGGAAAATTACCGTATAAGCTGTTTATGGTCTTATTAGTCAGAGAAGTTATACTGTTAgtacagatattttttaaagctgtaaAACTATAATACATTAATCTAAATCTCTCTCTAAAAACATCTTTCACAttcttaatattatttttatatactgtattttatactattttatatatggatataaataataaatatataatatatatatatatatatatatatactgtatattgtcgctgtccttctgaaacctctgatgttcaaatttgctgttttccaggaaatggaaaaacactgtactttttaaattattacatactgtgttgtcaaagctgacaagcacttttaatttgttgttcaggtatttgcaaaacccaatgacaaacataaagcctgactaatagtaatgatttatgggAAAATAATacgagatacgaggtttcagaaggacagcatggaaaacttaaaatataatttagagTGTACATATTCAGTTTGACATGTCTTTATGTTTTGCCTACACATATTATAGTCGTATTTCATCTCAAGCATGCATTTCAATGAAGCTAACTGATGTTTAAGTACTCTGTTCACGCaatgaatattttaaatggtTCATGTATGATTACGGTTCATATTTAAACATgtaatcatttatattttaagggacattttcatatttaacaattatgttcaatttGCATAATGAAAAGCTTGAAAAGCAGGAAAGAAATCGTGAAATAAAAATCATAGCAATGTGACTTTAATATAACAAAAGAAGTCTTAATACTGCAAGTTTTAATAGGCATCGTCTTCTGAGGAATTGAAGTGGCCGCAGGTAAAGAAAGATAAGATAATGTAAGCCCTAGGACAGGTGGATAAGAACAGGTGGATGTAAGTTGGTATACGGGCATTGTGAACTTtagcacattttctgttttaaaggcTGTTTGAAGCATATGCTGTAGTTTATAtggaacataaaaatgattactGATCAAAGGCGAAGacgctttttacattttcttcctctgtcactttttctctctttctctctctttgtatTATCCTCTTCAGCCCTTTTTACAATTTCTGTCTACTGTGTTTTGAATGAAAACATGATCACAAGAACCATTTTCACAAATTTACCAACCACATAAAGGTATATTGCTACATACATCTATGCGGAATGCCCAAGCAAGCCCAAGCAAGCACTCACCTCCTCCATGACTCTGACACAGGTAGGGGAAACGCCACACATTGCCCAGTCCCACACAGAAGCCCACGCAGGTCAGCATGTACTGGGTTTTGTTATCCCACTTGGGCCTGTCTCCTGCCTCCTCCACCTCCAGCCGCTCCAGCTCATCGTGGGTCAGAATTCTGTCCTCCAGACCTGGGTTCGGCAACTTCAGCTTCCACTTCATGATCTCCCCCGGCTCCCTGCTAACTCACTAATGATGAATGACAGAGGGTATCTGTGAGTGAAACTGCGTGGATGAGAGTATAGATCTCAGGGAG contains:
- the slc6a19b gene encoding solute carrier family 6 member 19b; translation: MKWKLKLPNPGLEDRILTHDELERLEVEEAGDRPKWDNKTQYMLTCVGFCVGLGNVWRFPYLCQSHGGGAFMIPFLILLVFEGIPLLHLEFAIGQRLRKGSVGVWRTINPYMLGVGIASMFVSFLVSLYYNTIIAWVMWYFFNSFQDPLPWSQCPVNANNTGLIPECERSSPVDYYWYRKTLNTSEAIDVTGGLQWWMILCLVSAWAVLYICCIRGIETTGKAVYVTSTLPYVVLTIFLIRGLTLKGSVEGIKFLFTPDVNELANPQTWLNAGAQVFYSFSLAFGGLISFSSYNSVHNNCEQDAVIISIINAFTSIYAATVIYTIIGFRATERFDDCINGNILTLLNTFELPEGNITESNYDATLQILNTLSPDIISNLTLKTCNLNTFLSEGVEGTGLAFIVFTEAITKMPLSPLWSVLFFIMLFCLGLSSMFGNIEGVLVPLQDLNIFPKTWPKEVLSGVTCVVCCLVGLIFVQGSGNYWLALFDSFAGSIPLLIIAFCEMIGVVYVYGIDRFNEDLIFMIGHKPNIFWQATWRFISPLIMLVIFVFYFSTTVTKEIFYSAWNPESENFPVLEKKPYPSWIYVIIFLLAGIPSLSVPGAAVVRAIRNYCCKKHHSDRVQELDSISYTIQVQDEEKKSQNSYKS